The following DNA comes from Rhizophagus irregularis chromosome 18, complete sequence.
ataaagaCAATAAAAACCTAAGAAACTACACCTTCATATCATCATCATAGTACCAATTCATTCGTtgcttctttctttttttttgtctataCTGTGTCactttttgttaatataaaattgtgcTTTTTTCTcccgaaaaattattaagaaatttatataaattatgaatcaaTATGTTTACAAAAAACACTTTTTTGGgtgaagatttttttatttttgcaaatgaTTTCTCAAATTATCTTATAACATATAGTCCAACCTCAGAAGCTTACAATAAATCTATTGATTAGCTAATCAAAATTAAAGCACCtgcaaaattaaataatagacATTAAATTGAAAAGACTGTTTTAAGACCGAggtttttctttcttttccttgtatctataaatatttaaaattaaaaaactataataatttaaacgaaaaaataacAAGAATTAAAGGATGTACTTACAGAGCAAGGAGTGATACACCCGAGACTTTGACCACTTTGAAACGAACTCCAGGAATATCACCAATCTACAAAAGTAGCGTAATCAGACCGTTGAATctagttaaatttaaagaatggTCGAATACTTACGGCGCGACCTTTACGACCAAATCCCGCAAGCAGaacttcatcattttcatctaCGTAATTTAAACAACCATCATTAGGAACGAAAGCCGTAACTTTCTTTCCATTCTTAATTAATTGAACTCTAACACACTTGCGAATAGCAGAATTTGGTTGCTTGGCTTCCACGCCACTTTTTTggacaaataaataatcatgcAGAgcgaaaattataataaaataaattaaataagtttaattctttaattaataaagtaatagaTCAGAAAGATCAGGagataaaattacattttttcaaGTACAATGCCTTTTGCATGAGAGGCACCGCCAAATGGTGAAGATTTGTAAGCGGTACCTAATGCTCTCTTCTTATATGCTTTATCAGCCCATCGTTCTACACGACGGTGTGTACGTAGTTTACGAGCGCTTTGCAATCCTCTGGGTTTTCCTTTACCTAATATAATACGAATTCAATAAGATATCTTAGAAAACgggttggaaaaaaaattctttataaaccTGTaactctattattaaatttcttgcaaggtttaaaagataaaataataaaattccttaagctaataaatagaaatgataACTCTTACCCATTTTACCTATTTTTAAGAAGATGGGATGAAACGGAGGAGGAATctttgattcatttttttcacatttaatACAAATCTAGCTATTGGCTGATATAAGTGATTGTGTAACAATAgccatttaaaaaaataatataaatagttaCAACACGATAGTTTTGCTCTTTAGTTAcgctaataatttttatcaaaatgttcaataatttttatcagaaTCAAAAGTTACTTCGCGATGATCCTGAAGTAACCGAGTTCTTGAAGACGAAATTAGGGGTTAATGTAAGAagtggtttctttttttttcttcgttATATACGCGTTAAGTTCcagtataattatatatatatctttttttattaacattacgAATTTTTGTAGCTTGACGGTACCGAGCGAGAATTCATTGGTTTTATGTCAAGTTTCTTGAGACAGTATAATGTAATGTCCTTCGATATCAATCCGATAGACCCTAGTGACGATGCTATAAGAAAGACAGTACAACGAGTACTTAGACCAGGTTACctgttatataaaaacaattatcAAGATTATACTCTTTTATTAACTATCGTATTTTTCTCTAGATTCTCTTTTTGAACCAGGAATTCAAAATTCGGTTCGCGATTATCTTGAAATTGCAACCGAAGGAACTACGGCAATATTTTCTTCGCTTGTCGTGTCATATAGAGGTTACCCCAGCAGAGCTAATGTCTTAATGAGTATGATAAATGCCTTCTCTGACCAAAGTCCACATAATCCAAATGATCCAACGGCAAGAGGGCGCGAGGAAGGGATcgaatgtttaaaaaaagtgttaaaGGCAAAGTATGACGCCAAGAAGATAGACGAAACACTTATGAAAAATGGCAgggtaattattttttaatatgaaacgCCTTATATTTCATCAAGAATTAatcaatgtttttttttcaaacgtAGTCTTTAAATCCAGTGTTGGAACTTATAGATAAAGCTGAATGGCGTAAAGTGTTATATGAACTTTCAGAGAAATATCCTGACAGTCAATTCTTGAACGTTTTGATTCgggtaattaatttaattaattgttagcaattttatttgttataactTTTTCTTATGAGGAATGCAATCGATATTAGAAAATAGCGGATCAAGGTTTCGTTGGTGAAATAAAACATCTCAAAACTGCGTCAACATATATTGAGGTGTATTCAAAGGTTTTGCTTGACCAATTCAATACGTTATTAAACGCGGACGACGCGAGCTTATCTAAATTTTTACCGGATTTAGTGgtgggtttttttttcacattctgttattttttacaaaaaatatgttaatttcactttattatatagaaaacaGCAAGTCAGCACCCACACACGTATCTTTTTGTTCAAACGTTAATAAAGCGATTGATTCAAGTACCAAATGGTTACCCGCTAAGAAAGTTGGCTAAGGAGTTGGAAAAAGGCGTAATTGATGGCCGGTACATATATACACACTATACATACGattctgaaatttttaaattatgcaAATCTAATATATTCTGAATTGGTAGAAATGATCTA
Coding sequences within:
- a CDS encoding 40S ribosomal protein uS12 gives rise to the protein MGKGKPRGLQSARKLRTHRRVERWADKAYKKRALGTAYKSSPFGGASHAKGIVLEKIGVEAKQPNSAIRKCVRVQLIKNGKKVTAFVPNDGCLNYVDENDEVLLAGFGRKGRAIGDIPGVRFKVVKVSGVSLLALYKEKKEKPRS